From Acidobacteriota bacterium, one genomic window encodes:
- a CDS encoding PDZ domain-containing protein — MYRRFLSLLALLFLSAPTLAVDLENFWDARSERQGRKAIQKLLQAQVPVAELLPALRAGRPYSAKVPTGRQLGWQVNHDSQRHPYLLVVPASYDPQQRYPLRIVLHGGVNRPLGAVDGSWGAAPGAPEEPGVLRVYPAGWYESLWWEHSQLEAVAGILAQVRRTYNVDENRVVMGGVSDGGTGTWYFAMKDPTPYAAFLACIGHPGLLANPKADVEGEIHPFNLANRPFYVVNGGQDPLYPADSVQPFVEHFRKSGAEILFSVQHDSGHTMDWYASETPAINRWALKHPRDPLPDRLQWETADPDASGRISWLIIDRLGSIPGESPIPDANAWNPRQGLVLGLEADLETRDAVRVQSVHEGSVAQRAGIRPGDVLISINDTPTPTLEGLVAALKPLPVGAVVPAEIERESERLQLTLRYPPPTADNLLYPHKEPSGRVIAERSGNHFALQTEGVRALRLLLSPDEVDLSQPVVVEVNGRQVFSDTVEPDAETLLRWAWRDGDRTMLFVAELALELGSEPGSKAAEE, encoded by the coding sequence ATGTACCGAAGATTCCTCTCGCTGCTCGCCCTCCTATTCCTTTCGGCGCCCACCCTGGCCGTGGACCTGGAGAACTTCTGGGATGCCCGGTCGGAGCGTCAGGGGCGCAAGGCGATCCAGAAGCTGCTCCAGGCGCAGGTCCCGGTGGCGGAGCTGCTGCCGGCGCTGCGGGCCGGGCGGCCCTACTCCGCCAAGGTCCCTACCGGCCGCCAGCTGGGCTGGCAGGTGAACCACGACTCCCAACGGCACCCCTATCTGCTGGTGGTGCCCGCTTCCTACGACCCCCAGCAGCGCTATCCCCTGCGCATCGTCCTCCACGGCGGCGTCAACCGGCCGCTGGGAGCGGTGGACGGTTCCTGGGGCGCGGCGCCGGGAGCGCCGGAGGAGCCCGGAGTGCTGCGGGTCTACCCGGCGGGCTGGTACGAGTCGCTGTGGTGGGAGCACAGTCAGCTGGAGGCGGTGGCGGGGATCCTGGCGCAGGTGCGGCGGACCTACAACGTGGACGAGAACCGGGTGGTGATGGGCGGCGTCTCCGACGGCGGCACCGGCACCTGGTACTTCGCCATGAAGGACCCGACCCCCTACGCCGCCTTCCTCGCCTGCATCGGCCATCCCGGCCTGCTGGCCAACCCCAAGGCGGATGTCGAGGGAGAGATCCACCCCTTCAACCTGGCCAACCGGCCGTTCTATGTGGTCAACGGTGGCCAGGATCCGCTCTACCCCGCCGACTCGGTGCAGCCCTTCGTCGAGCATTTTCGGAAGAGCGGCGCGGAAATCCTCTTCAGCGTTCAACACGACAGCGGCCACACCATGGATTGGTACGCTAGCGAGACCCCCGCCATCAACCGTTGGGCGCTGAAGCATCCTCGCGATCCGCTGCCGGATCGGCTGCAATGGGAGACGGCAGATCCGGACGCCTCCGGTCGCATCTCCTGGCTGATCATCGACCGCCTGGGATCCATCCCCGGAGAGAGCCCGATCCCCGATGCCAACGCCTGGAATCCCCGTCAGGGCTTGGTGCTGGGCTTGGAAGCGGATCTCGAAACCCGCGACGCGGTGCGGGTGCAGTCGGTGCACGAGGGTTCGGTGGCGCAGCGGGCGGGCATCCGCCCCGGAGACGTGCTGATCTCCATCAACGACACGCCGACGCCCACTCTGGAAGGCTTGGTCGCCGCCCTGAAGCCGCTACCCGTGGGCGCGGTGGTACCGGCGGAGATCGAACGGGAGAGCGAACGCTTGCAGCTCACCCTGCGCTATCCCCCACCCACCGCCGACAATCTCCTCTATCCCCACAAGGAGCCTTCCGGCCGGGTGATCGCCGAACGTTCGGGGAATCACTTCGCCCTCCAAACCGAAGGCGTCCGCGCCCTGCGCTTGCTGCTCTCCCCGGACGAGGTGGACCTCTCTCAGCCGGTGGTGGTGGAGGTCAACGGTCGCCAGGTCTTCAGTGAC